The Nocardia sp. NBC_00508 nucleotide sequence GCGACGCTACGTCCAGTCGCATCCGATCGCCGCGCTGATGCCGCTGATCGACAAATTGCTCGTACAGGACACGGCCGGAACGGGTTCGATCGTCGTGGTCGCCGATCAGTTCGGCCGGGTGCTCTCGGTGCACGGCAACGACGAGCAGGTGGCGGCGGCCGCGGAGATCGGCCTGCGTGCGGGCGACGACCTGAGCGAGCGCCGCATCGGAACGAACGCGGTCGGCCTGGTGGTGCGCACCGGGCGCGCCACGTGGATCCACGGACCCGAGCATTTCCTGCACCGGATGCACCAGATCACCGGCGCCGCGGCGCCGGTGCACGATCCGGACGGCAGGCTGGTCGGCGTGCTGATGATCGCCGGTGGCGTTCGCGTGGCGAAGCCGGAGACCCTCGCGCTGGTCAAAGCCACCGCCACGGCCGCCGAGATGGACCTGCTGCTCACCGCGATGCGGGCCGGGCAGCGTGGCGTGTCGACCCGGCTCGACGCGGCGCACCCGCAACCGGCGGGTCGGCTCGGCCTCGACGTGCTCGGCCTCGGACAGCCGCAGTTGAGCATCGCCGACGAGCGAGTTCCGTTGTCGCAGCGGCACGCCGAGATCCTGCTGCTGCTCGCCGAGCATCCGGAGGGGCTCGGCGCCGATCATCTCGCGCTGCTGCTCGATGACACCGACCTCGACAACGGCACCGTTCGTGCGGCCATGTCGCGGTTGCGCGCGGTGGTCGGTGCGGCCGTTCTCGGTTCGCGGCCTTACCGTTTGCGTGTTCCGGTCGCCACCGATGTGGAGGCGTTACGCGCCGCGCTCGACTCCGGAGACGTCGATTCGGCACTACGACTTCATGCCGGGCCAGTGCTGCCGCGCTCGACCGCGCCGGGCGTCATCGACATTCGCGACGAGCTGCGGCTGCGGCTGCGCATCGCTGTGTTGAATTCCCGCGATTCCGGGGCGCTGCGTCGCTGGACGGCGGGCGCGGAAGGACGGGACGACGCGGCCGCATGGACGGCCTACCGCGCGACAGTCGATTCGGACTCGCCTCTCTATGCGCAGATCGAGGCCAAGATCCGAGTACTGGATCGACGGATGGGCGCCGATGCAACGCGGATGCAACCTTTCGGCTCGTAATCTGCTCAGTCAGTGGCGCGGTAGCGCGCCCGCGGGGCGCGAATGTGGTCGCGCACACGCTTCGGGCCTCGGCTTTTGGCCGTCGAGAGCCGTACTTGCACGTTCGTCCAGAATTTTTTAGAGGAAGTAGTTCCTTTTTATTGACGGACCGCATAAGGTTCGCACTGCACGGATCACGTCCGTGTGATGTAGCTGACATAGCCGTGGCGTCCACGGCCATGACGTTGGAGGAACGATCACACGCTAGGCCAGGCTGTCGGCGGGCGCGACCCCTCGCCACGGCGGCGACCATCGGTCGCCGATCTCTTCACACGAATCTGTCGCCAATCTTGCGCGCGCGGTGTCACCGCTCGCGCTTTTTCGTCGACTCGCACGTGGTGCTAAACGCCATGCGCCCGGGGTGGGCAGCCGGGAGCAGCGGCTTGTTCGTGTTGTCCAAAAGTGTTCGGACGGCTGATATTTCGCCAAACTAGGAGGCTCTGGTGCAGGGTACGGGCCTTGCTTGCCAGCAGGTCGCGCGCCGCGCCTCGCCGGTGCGCGCCTCCAGTGCGGCGCCGCTCTTCGCGCTCACCCAAGGGCTGCGAGTGCCGAGCGGCACCGATACTCTCTCGGTGCCGATCGGCGCGCCGGTGTTCGACACCCGGCTTTACACGCTCGGTGCACCGCTGCGGCCGGTACCGGTCACAACGCCGGGTGAGCTGTATCTGTCGGGGGTACAGCTCGCCCGGGGCGGCATCGTGCGATCCGGGCCGGCGACGGCGCGGTTGGTGGCCGACTCCTGCGGTAGGCGAGACGGGCTTTCTGCGGAGCCTGATCTGGCGCGGTGGACCACCCACGGTGCGCCGGATCGCCTCGGGCGGACCGACTCCGCGACCGCTGCGGAGCAGGCGGTCGCGCAGGCGCCTGGTAACGGGCGAATCGGCCGCGACGACGACTACTGCACACCCGGCGGCAAGAGTTCGGCGACCACCCAGGTCGCCCGGCTCGCTGCCGAACCGAGCTGCCCGCTCGAGGTTCGCGACGTGTTCACCGCAAGCATGGTGGACGAACGCGCCGAACTCGTCGAGCGGGCCGGTGGATCCGGCGGCGCGTCCTTGGTCGCGCAGCTGCGGGCACGGCCACGGCCGCCGCTGGTTCCACTGTCTCCCGCGCGGCAGCGCCCGAGGTATCGCGATCCGTTCCGGCGTTCCGGTGCCTGCCCCATCGTGCCGGGCTCGCGCGGCGCAGCGGACGCCTTCGAGGTGCTGCACTTCGTCGACGATGCCGAGGCAATCGCGTTCGAACTGCCCGAACTGTCGGTGTCCACCAGTACCCTGGACACCGGAGCGACCACGCTGGATCTCCAGCTCATGGTCACCGAGAACCCCGCCGGTGCCGG carries:
- a CDS encoding GAF domain-containing protein, giving the protein MVSNIAGGRPPRQGAEPGAPLGALEVYAAKAHGYLGAGGDQLVKLAGLLRPAVLESWLRSLRGGVDPMDVLDDRGLRGADLRRYVQSHPIAALMPLIDKLLVQDTAGTGSIVVVADQFGRVLSVHGNDEQVAAAAEIGLRAGDDLSERRIGTNAVGLVVRTGRATWIHGPEHFLHRMHQITGAAAPVHDPDGRLVGVLMIAGGVRVAKPETLALVKATATAAEMDLLLTAMRAGQRGVSTRLDAAHPQPAGRLGLDVLGLGQPQLSIADERVPLSQRHAEILLLLAEHPEGLGADHLALLLDDTDLDNGTVRAAMSRLRAVVGAAVLGSRPYRLRVPVATDVEALRAALDSGDVDSALRLHAGPVLPRSTAPGVIDIRDELRLRLRIAVLNSRDSGALRRWTAGAEGRDDAAAWTAYRATVDSDSPLYAQIEAKIRVLDRRMGADATRMQPFGS